CTAATTAGATATTTGTGTCTTTTCTTAAACAGCAGAAAATCAAAATCTCCTCCCAAAGTGCCGATTGTCATTCAGGACGACAGCCTTCCCTCAGGTCCTCCTCCACAGATCAGGATCTTAAAGAGGCCCACAACGAATGGTGTGCTTAGTAACCCCAACTCTGCGAGCAGACCAGCTTTTCCAGTAAAGTCTCTGGCACAGAGAGAGGCAGAATACGCAGAAGCCAGAAAACGAATTCTGGGCAGCGCAAGCCCAGAAGAGGAACAGGAGAAACCCATTCTAGACAGGTGAGAATGGCTGGGGCTTAATGGCAATTCTAGCTGCATCCCTGAACTAACCCCTGTAGGAAGTCCTTCAGCAGATGATTTCCTACAGATAGTCCTccagagggaggaggagccaggccaaTACCTAATATTTCACATGACGTGCAGGATAAAGCCCACTGAGAGGTGGGAGCATCCTGTTAGCATGTGTGATACGGTATAGCTCAAATGCACAGAAATGAAAGCAAAAGCAAAGGTGTTTAGACACAGAGCGTGGGCTTTTAAACACCTTCATTGAGGACAAAGCCTTCTCTGACATAACCAGGGGAATAGGCAGCAGGAGCAGGTTGACTCTGCAAGGAAGGACTTGCCAGATTTCATACAAATACCTTTAATAGTAAAACAAAATGATTAGAAATAATTCTGCACAGATCCGAGTCTGTCTATCTCATCGGGGAGTGTAACCTTTCAACAAAATGCGACTGTTTTCCCCAAGCAAGGGGGGTGCGGAGTTGAGTCTTGCCTGTGAATATCAAGCTGAGCTGGCTAGCCCAACTCACATGGTGTAGAACAAGCTGAATTTACATTCCCCACAGCCATGCTGCTGTTATCACTGATTGGAGAGGGCCAGACCAGTCACTCCAGAGGCACTTTCCCTCCCCATATTGTATGTTCTGCCCTACCTTCTGCTCTACATCGCATTGGCTCTGTAGTCCTCTTCCAGTGTATTCTCCAACTAAACGTAACTTCGGAGCGGGGAACAACTTAACCTGGAGTCCTGTTTGAACAGAGACAGCAGCCATTCTTTCCAAAGACCAAAggattgcaatttaaaaaaataaaaggtgctGCCTGGGGCGGAAAAAGGTGCATCATTGAAATGGCTCTTACAAAAGAGAGCAATGATGCATGTTCCTAAAGAACATCAGTGAACAAAGCTGCTGTTAACAAAACTAGAGCAGGGTGATCCCACTCAGGTAGGGTCGGGCCTTGGACTTTGGAGTTACCTGGGGTTTGGCTGCTGACGAGCAGGGCTTGGGGAAGTGGAGCACTAGTCAATTCTCAATTGCCTGTGAGgtcatgcagcagcagcatggacgATCGCTCTTTCACCATGGCGGTGACTTTCCCCGCCTTAGTTGGAATTGCATAGGGGTAAGGTAGAAGTATTCCTTCTTTTTAAGACTGATTTCTTTCCTGCAGGCCAACAAGGATCTCCCAGCCAGAAGATTCCAGGCAGCCCAATAACGTGATACGGCAGCCACTGGGTCCTGATGGTTCACAAGGCTTCAAACAACGCAGATAGATATGGGCAAGAGATCATGCTGTCGAAAGCAGGGTCAGCTGCCACGGGTTGCACTGCCGTGGTGGACAAATGGACTTGAGCAGAGGGAACTACCTGGTTTACTTGCACTGTGATCCCTTTGCTCTGCCCACTGTGACCTTGAACCCCATGCACTGTgaccccctgctccacccactgTGATTGGCACACCGACGAGGGCTGTCCCAAGTCACTGTCAAAGGAAGGGGGGTACGGTAAGGACTCTGAACAGGTGCAGAGTGTCGTGTGTGCCACTTCAGTTGAAGCTAGCGCCAGCAATAATGTTTATCGTACTCATTAACCTGGGATTTAAAAGAAGAATGGGAAGCCTCCCCAAATGTGcatgttgtctctctctctcctgagcaAGTTCTGTTTCAAAGgatcttttgttttttgtttgtaaatCAGATCAACTTTAAACCAAGTGCATGGGAAGAGTTTTAACTGTTTAGTTTGTTTTAATTGAGAGAGGTAGTTGGTGGTGTTCTAAACCCGGAGTTTCTAGGCATTTCCACAATATAATGGCTAGGTTTTGGCAAGCTTAGCTTCTTGTTCTGTATTTCCACTGCTGCCAAGCAAATGGAAGGGGACTCGTAGGTACCTGGGCTTTCTAATTGCCTTGGGCCCAGAAACCAGTGGGGTCCAGTGGCCTGGTTCACTTACTGCACCTGTCATAAGCTTGGTTAGTTTTCTGCTGGCTTGAGGAAAAACTTAGTAATACATTTCTTGTATTTGGGGAGAAGGGAATGTAGACAGATCCCATGGAGACACCtattgcctgcctgctgcttccagcagagaAAGCAGGGTGAAGGAACAGGGCTCTGTTGCATCTAGGTTTACAAGCTAGGAATAGACTAGTTCAATACTGGACTGGTCCACTTCGGTTAGTGCATGGAAAACATGGTAATgagcctggctctgtgcagcatgTGCTTGTCGGAAAGCTGACGTGTGGCAGGAGACTGGGCAACCACTGCTCCAAAGGTTTGAACCCTAAGTGGCTTGTGATGGACCGATGGCTTATGGTACAATTCCAGTGCTGTACTTGATGCATTTACTTCTAGAAATCATAGACATCGGGAACAAACCATGTTCAATaaagtttggaaaaaaaatccctgtttTCATGCATTGGTGGTAACAAATGGCTTTCCGCTAAGCTCTGTCCTCCAGCCCCAGGAAAAGAAAGGGGTCTGAGGAAGGGTTCCTGGCCATGGAAGAGAAATGTAAGGTACCACCAAATCAGCTGTTGCAAGCTGTCAAATATAGCTACTCCATTGCTTCTCCTGTGCCCTATACTGTCTTGTTGCATTGTCTAACTGTAGATTAGTCAACAAGGAAGCTGATCAACTCTTAATATTAACAGTTTCAAGGGATTAGATGAACACTAAAGCTTCCTTCTGCTGGAGCAACAAGAATGTATCTTGTATGCTGGAAAGGCTCCAGTAGTAGAGATGTCTCAGCATGTTGATAGGACCTGGTACTGTAGACAAGCCTGTGTGGCATAGAAACAGACTCTTTCTGTGACAGCAGCCAGAGGCCAAGAAGGATTTAGATCATCCCTTCACCTAAAAGGACCGTGGGCTAGTCTGCTTCACTGTGTTTCCAGAAGCTGCCTTTCCACACAATTGGTTTTTTGGAGGATGTATTCTGTACAGGTGCAATATGACCTGTGCTTAATAGGTTGAATAGTGGGCACCTGAACCCATCCCCTTTTGCCTGAAAGGAAGCGGCTGAACAGAACCTCTGCCTACAGTGAGTTGTATGGGAGATTCCCATACAGTAAACCAAGACATGTACAGAAATACGGCAAACAACTGGTAAAATAAACTACCTGTGTACAAAAGATGAAATCTACTAGAACATTGATCTTTTAACTGAatttcttttctgtcctgcccTCCTGCGATTCCCTAAATCAAGTGAGCCCATGGAATGCTTGTTAAAGGATTacacttccttttttttattactCTGCTGTAATCAGAGAGGTGGGCACAGGTGTACAGATGTTCCATAGGCCTGCAGTTGGGCTCAAGTCCTTGTGGTTTTATAAGACTGTAATCTGATGTTTACCTAACTTCCTCTCAGGTAGGGCTTGGAATGTGCCGCATGAGCACCTGTACAAGCCTCCAGCAGCTGCTTCACAGGAAACATCTTTCCCTCATGGCAGCAAGGAGAAACTGATGGGAAGAGTAGCTGGATGGGGGAGGGCAGAAGAGAAGAGGATGGGAAAAGACATTAGCAATAACTGTGTAGTCACCACGCCTTTCCTTAATCGATAATTACAATAGCTATTACTTTGGATGGCCAGCTGCTGGCAAAAGCCTCCTGATGTAGCTTCTGATATCTTGCCAATGTTAGGACAACAGTATCCCTTTTCTGCCACCTGGTATCCTGTATATCAGGGGTTCAACGTCCTTGCTAGCTGCTCGTAGGACACAATCCGGTCCTCCAGCATCACCCTCACATAACTAATATAAGATTATGTGGGGAGAGCTAACCAGAGCGCCCCTCTCCAGCTTATTCATCCTTATAGCATAGTCAGTCAGGATGCTTCCAACCTGCGGGCGGGGGGGGCAACGTTCCTGGAGAAACCTACCACTAGGCCCCCTCTTCCAGGTGGACAGTAGGTCAGTGATCCTGTCCAGAAATCAGTGTTGGGATAAGTCAAAGGCCCTGTTTGCAGAGGGGCTAGAGCTCTTGTTCTAATACATGTTTATAGGGGTTTTGGTGTGTGTTCTTAGGGGCACTTTatggttctgtgtgtgtgtatgcgtgtgcatgtgtgtattcgGGTGGTAAGAAGTGCAAAGCTGTGTGCGTCTGCCACGGGACACACAGCCGCCTGTCTCCCCATGGAAGTGCTCCTAAGTATGcagaaaaacattttataaattgtattttaaataaatgtgttaaactttttaaaatgacgTTTTATTTTTTCAAACTACTATGTTTGCCCTCTTCCTGGAGTGCCCCCGGGCTAAACTGGGCTCTAGAAGCCACCCTGGGAGTTTACGATCTAAATTGGAGTGAGAACACATGCAAGAGGCACAAcagcaggaggggaggagaaggggttgTGAATAACTGTTGGTCAAGGGGAATTTATTCCTGCTGAGAGTGGATTGAAACTACTTGACTCCTATATATTCTCCTTGTTGTTTGGGTTTCTATAATATGCTTTTAATGTACTGGGCAGGTCATTGAAATAGGGTCTCCCATGTATGTGAAAACTACTTGAATTAAAAGGGGTGCTCTACCATAGTGCTTTCTGAGGGCCGGGGATGGGGGTGGTCAGAGCTCCGGCTACTCTGTGATGCTGGCTCTGCTATTAGGGAGGGGAGAGTAAGCAAGCACTAGAACGTAGCTACGGCTACCTTGCCCACCTGGACAGGTAATCCCAGCAAAGTAATGGGTAGCAATCGTCCCTGGGATGGGAAGTAACCATGGATGGAGGCAGGATGGCTCATGCCGTTATCCTGGATCTTAGGCTCTCCTTGTGATCTAGACTATGGAAAAGTGGGAGTGCCACTGTAATGGGCTAAGCAGTCAAAAGTCCTAAGGCACCTTGTACTAATCAGAAACATTTCGGTAGGATCCTGAACCCTCAAGTCACACAACAAGCAGAGTGACCTTCAGTGGCTCCTTTACAACGTGTGATTTAGACAGCAGGGTGGGCGGGAAGCTGCCTCTGTTCTGCAAAACACACTTCCCTTTTCCTTTTGAGGGTCTCCTACGTCACAGAAACTAAGCAGTTCTGTGCAATTCCCAGGCTGTGGGGGTGGTGGCGCAAATAGTCTTATGTGAGACTTGAGTGAACTGAGCACTAGGAAGCATTGTGTGCACAGCCCTGAGTGGAGGGAGATGAGTTTTCCTCCTATCACTGGACCATGATCTCAGGGGCAGGAATGGTCAGTCGCCATATATTTAGATATCCTACTACATCACATCCTCCACCTTCACGGGTGCACTCAAGCTTAGGAACAGCTATCAGCTCTTTTACAAGGTAGTGCCCTGTCTGTGTACAGTGTGGCACAATTTGGTGTCACAGCGCCATAGGATAGACTGTCTGCTCAGTACCAAATTCCTAAGAGCAACCATAAAACAGAACGAAGCTCTCCTTTGTGGAGCTTCCAGTTTTCACTCCCTCTACTGCTTGTAGTGCTGGTGGGAGGACATAATTGCTACCCCTCAGCTGATACACTATAGCCATGGTAACCCACATTCTGTTCACTTAGCCCAACTATGGAGCTGGGGTCCAGTGGCAAGAGAAGTGCGGCAAGTAGGATATTTTGTTGTTTCCTGCTGTGAGAACAGAGTGGAAGCTTTAGAATAGGATTTCACGGGGCTCTCCTGAGTTCAGACTTGCCTTTCCTGCTGCAAACCTATTGTTCTTGCAGCTGTCTGTGAAGCCAAGGGGCCGGCCAGTGGCCTTCAGCATTGACCTTAGTTACAGCAACAATAAACTCATGAATAGACCTCAACTGCACTATCTTATGGGACCTTGTACGGGGGCATCTCAAAGTACTTGAGACATGTAACAGCAGGACGTGGAATACTGTGTATTACAGCACTGCCTAGATGCATAATGTAGGAGGGCAAACGTTCTGGAGCTGGGCAGTGAGGTTACCGTGGAGTAGAGGAGAAAGGGCTCTATGGTGGGAGGAGGACATACCATGCGGCTCAGGATGGCATAGGAGCCCTCCAAGAAATACACAACCATGTTCATGGCCATTCACATGAAGAACGATCAATGTTCATCCCTTTATAAAGCTGGGAAATTCTCAGACCAAACTTTAACCTACTCAGATTGCTTCCCTGTACTTCCCACCCATGCAAACCACAGGCAGCTAGGAAAGAGCAGTTGAGTCATTCAACACCACCCCACATAAGCTCTAGTTCCCctttgaaaaaagaacaggagtacttgtggcaccttaaagactaacaaatttattttagcatgagctttcgtgagttacagctcacttcttcggatgcatagaatggaacacacagacaggtgtacgagcccctgcacatctaccaacgtgatatatgccatcatgtgccagcaatgcccctctgcca
Above is a genomic segment from Mauremys reevesii isolate NIE-2019 linkage group 21, ASM1616193v1, whole genome shotgun sequence containing:
- the SZRD1 gene encoding SUZ domain-containing protein 1 isoform X2 encodes the protein MDAEAVAESGEEAADSGEIDRRLEKKLKITQKESRKSKSPPKVPIVIQDDSLPSGPPPQIRILKRPTTNGVLSNPNSASRPAFPVKSLAQREAEYAEARKRILGSASPEEEQEKPILDRPTRISQPEDSRQPNNVIRQPLGPDGSQGFKQRR
- the SZRD1 gene encoding SUZ domain-containing protein 1 isoform X3 produces the protein MSLRPRTRLHEIDRRLEKKLKITQKESRKSKSPPKVPIVIQDDSLPSGPPPQIRILKRPTTNGVLSNPNSASRPAFPVKSLAQREAEYAEARKRILGSASPEEEQEKPILDRPTRISQPEDSRQPNNVIRQPLGPDGSQGFKQRR
- the SZRD1 gene encoding SUZ domain-containing protein 1 isoform X4, which encodes MDAEAVAESGEEAADSGHPNDYDMQSLPSGVQLLVNFHLEKHYGQEIDRRLEKKLKITQKESRKSKSPPKVPIVIQDDSLPSGPPPQIRILKRPTTNGVLSNPNSASRPAFPVKSLAQREAEYAEARKRILGSASPEEEQEKPILDRPTRISQPEDSRQPNNVIRQPLGPDGSQGFKQRR
- the SZRD1 gene encoding SUZ domain-containing protein 1 isoform X1, whose product is MSCHPKEIDRRLEKKLKITQKESRKSKSPPKVPIVIQDDSLPSGPPPQIRILKRPTTNGVLSNPNSASRPAFPVKSLAQREAEYAEARKRILGSASPEEEQEKPILDRPTRISQPEDSRQPNNVIRQPLGPDGSQGFKQRR